GCTCACCATCCGGGTGCCGCGCGGCACCGGCGCACTCCAGCTCTCCGGCACCGAGTACGAGTCGGAGCTGCTGCTGGAGCGCGGGCTGACACTGCGCGTAGTGTCCGACACGGGGCCCGGCCCGGGCCGGCAGATCGTGGCGGAGGTGGTCCGGTGACGCAGCCCGAGCAGGACCAGGGCGACGACCGCGAGGCCGCCGCCGACCGGATCACCATGGACTACCGCGTCGAGCTGGAGCTACCCGAGCCAGACGCGGACGCTCAGGAGGACTGAGCCTCGGCGATGCGGACCATGTCCGCCCTGGCGTCATCGTCGGTCAGATCCTGCTCACCGGCCGCCCAGGACAGCACGTACCGGCCAGCCGGACGGGCATCGCCCACCTTGGCGAGCGTGCTGGCGGCCTGCTTGGCGGCGGCCTGATCGGCGTACTCGGTGACGGTTACTGCGTCCGTGGTGACCCGCGACGTGCAGCCCACCCCGCTGTCCCCGTCCTTTGCTTTACAGCCGTCGGACGTGTCGCGGGGATTGGGCACCGGCCACTTCGGCGCGATGGCGTCAATCACCTGCTGCGCGCCGCCGGTCGTCGGGTCCGGTATCGATGGCTTCTCCTCACCGCAACCGGCCAACCCGACGGCCAGCACCGCGACCACCCAGATGTGACGTGCCCTCATCGATACCTCCCAGTAGGTGACCCGGGCACGGTACAGGCCAGCGGCAAGGACCGCCGGTCACCAATCCGACACACGACCCGCCTCAAGGAGGCACCCCCGTGGACCCCAACACCCTGCCGACCGCCATCACGCCCGGCTTCATCAACCCCCTCACCGGCCACCACGTCATCCCAGGCAAGGTCCTCGGGTACCGGCGCAACGGCCTGCCGATCCGCGTCGTCGCGGGTGGCTCCGGCGAGGGCGACGGTGGCGGCTCCGACGGGGGTGACGGCTCCGACGGAGGTCAGGACAGCGGTGACGCCGGCCAAGACGGCGACGGCAAGACCCCGAAGATCGTCGGGGAGTTCGACAAGGAGCGCCACGAGCGCGCCCTGGCCGCCGCCCGCGAGGGCGAGAAGAAGGCCAAGGCCGAGAAGAAGGCCGCCGAGGAGCGCGTCGCCGCGATTCTCCAGGCCGCAGGCCTCACCCCGGACGGCAAGACCGACCCCGCCGAGCAGCTCAAGGCCGCTGCCGCCGAGCGGGACAAGGCGGTCGCCCGGGCCCGCGACACCGCCGTGGAGCTGGCCGTCTACAAGCGCGCAGGCAAGGCCGGCGCCGACCCGGACGCCGTCCTCGACAGCCGCGGCTTCCTCAGCTCGGTCGCCGAGCTGGACCCCGACGCCGCCGACTTCGGTGACAAGGTCACCGCCGCGATCAAGACCGCGGTGAAGGCCAACCCGAAGCTCGCCGCGACCACCGCCGGCCAAGGGCCCGGCAAGCAGGGCGCGGACCACACCGGCGGGGGTGGCGACAAGAGCAAGCCCAAGACCCTCCACGACGCCGTAGCAGCCAAGCTCGGCGGCTGACACCGAAGAGGCTGACCCATGCCCGTAACCCTGGCCCAGGCCAAGCTCAACACCCAGGACGACATCGACCTCCAGGTCATCGACGAGTTCCGCAAGTCCTCGTGGCTGCTGGACAACATGGTCTTCGACGACGTGGTCAACCCGGCCGGCGGCGGCGCCACGCTGACCTACGGCTACACCCGGCTGGTCACCCAGCCCACCGCCGCGTTCCGCGCGATCAACAGCGAGTACGTGCCGACCGAGGTGACCCGCCAGCGGTACACCACGGACCTGAAGGTCCTCGGTGGTTCGTTCCAGATCGACCGCGTCCTCGCGAAGGTCGGCCCCGCCCTGTCGGGCGAGGTCGCCCTCCAGATGTCGCAGAAGATCAAGGCCGCTCGCTCAAAGTTCCAGGACGCCGTGATCAACGGCGACTCCGCCGTGGACGCGCAGTCCTTCGACGGCCTCGACAAGGCCCTCACCGGCAGCTCGACCGAGATCGACGCCGCTGCCGGCACCGGCTACGACTGGTCGGCCGTCAACTCGCAGGCGACCGGCGTGGCCGCGCTGAAGTTCCTGCGCAGGCTGCACGCCAAGCTCGACGGCCGCCCGTCGGCGTTCCTGATGAACGGGGACGCGCTCGCCGCACTGGAGACCATCGCCGACTTCGTCTCCCAGCTCGGCACGCTGGACGCGTTCGGCCAGACCATCACCACCTGGCGGGGCATTCCGCTCATCGACCTCGGCGAGAAGCCCGGCACGTCCGACCCGGTCATCCCGACCGCCGCCGGCCTGACCGACATCTACGCGGTCCGGATCGGCCTGGACGGGTTCACCGGCATCTCCACCGTCGGCGGCCAGCTGGTCCAGCAGTTCCTCCCCGACTTCACTACCCCCGGTGCCGTCAAGACCGGCGAGGTCGAGATGGGGCCCGTGGGCGTCGCCCTGAAGGCGACCAAGGCCGCCGCGGTGCTCCGCGGCATCAAGGTGGCCTGAGCGATGGCCCGGGTCACGAGCCCCGTGGAGGGCTTCACTGGGGACGGCCCGCAGGGGCTGCGCTTCGAGGACGGACAGGCCGAGACGGACAACCCGGCCCTGATCGCCTACTTCAAGCGGAAGGGGTTCGGCATCGACGACGCCGAACCGGTGACGCCGGAGGACCCGGAGCCGCCGGACCCGCGCGAGCACGGCACCACTCTGGTCGGCTCGGCCCTGCGGGACGCCGCCGTGGATCCGCGGCCGGAGGACTTCCTCCCGCCGACCAACGCCGGCCGGGCGAACCCGCACGGCGCCCAGGTCGTCTCGCCCGGCATCCACGCCGTCAGCGGCCCGGGCCCGATCGTGCCGGGACCGGTGGGCCGCTTCGAACGGACCGAGGACGGCTCCGAGGTGGTCATCAGCGACACCGACGAGCAGCAGCGGCGGGAGACCACCGCTGCGGAGAAGGTCTTCCTGGAGCGGCGACCGGTGCCGCAGGCCACGGCCGAGCTCGGCGACCAGCAGCTGGCCGACGACGCCAAGGAGCCGCCGGCCGGCAACGCCTCTCAGGAGGCGTGGGCGGACTGGGTCATCGCCACTCGCCCCGACCTCGACGAGGCCGAGGTGCGGGCCATGAAGCGTGACGAGCTGCGCGAGCAGTACGGGCCGCGGCCCGAGTGAGTCGTGGGGGCGGTCGGGTCACCTCCGGCCGTCCCCGCCAATCCCGCCCAGGGAGGGCACGTGGCGTACGCGACCATCGAGCAGCTCACCGAGAAGCTCGGCCGGACCCCGGTCAACGCACAGCAGCTACTCGACCGGGCGTCGAGGGATGTGGACCGGGCGCTGCTGTGCGCCGTCTACGACCCCGAGGACCAAGACGTCGTCACCGCGCTGCGGGAGGCGACCCTGGAACAGATCGCCGCCGGCTTCGACCACGGCGACGTCACCGGCAGCGGCACCCGCCGTCGGGGCGGCTTCAGCATCGGCCGCATCACCGTGCAGGCCGCCTCCGCCGACGACACCCCGGCCAAGATCGGCGGCCTCTGGGAGCAGGCGTGGACGATCCTCCAGGCGGCCGGGCTGACCGGCCACGGCCCGCAGAGCAGGTGAGCCGTGACGTGGGAGGAGTTCATCGAGCTGCACATCCCGGCGCCGCGGACCATCCAGGTGCAGGCGTACGAGGGCTCCGGCGCGTACGGCGACGTCCACGCGGCCCCCGTCGACGTGGGCCCGTGCGTCGTCGACGACACCACCCGCCGGGTCGTCGTGCAGACCCAGGACGCCGAGGGCGCTGAGGGTGTCTCCTCGACCACGGTGTTCGCGCCGATGGCCACGGTCGCCCCGCCCGGGTCCCTGGTCACCCTGCCCTGGACCAACCGCACCGCCAAGGTGCTCGCGGTCAGCGTTATGGAGGACCACGGCCTCGGCCTGCCCGAGCACGTCGAGCTCTCCCTGGAGTGACGCCATGGCCGACGAGTTTCGTCTCGACTGGGACGGCGACAAGGTGCTCGCCCTGATGCAGGACGCGTCGTTCGATGGCACCGAGGTGGCCGCCGAGCACCTGCTCCAGGTGGCCTCTGGGCTCGCCCCGCATGAGGAGGGCGACCTGGAGCGCTCCGGCGAGGTCAGCTCGGATCGCGGCTCCGGCGCGGTCGCGGTCAGCTTCGACCGGCCGTACGCCGTCCGGCAGCACGAGGACATGACCCTGCGGCACGACGACGGGCGGCAAGCGAAGTATCTGGAGGAGCCGATGGGCACCGAACGCGACGTCATGCTGGCCCTGATCGCGAAGTCCTCCCGCAAGCCCTTGGGCGGCTCCTGATGGCCGCTGGCGACGGGTGGACGTCCCGACTCCTGGCCGGCCTCGCCGAGCACCTCCAGGCGGCCGGCATCGGCATCTACCGGGCCTCAGGCGTCTACCAGGCCAGCGAGGTCGGCATCGTCATCCGCGGCATCCCCACCAGCCCGGACCGGATCATCACCCTCGCCCCCTACGTCGTCGCCTCCCCACCCGGAATGGCCGACATCAGGCAGGGCGTCCAGATCCGCTGCCGGGGCACGAAGGACCCCCGCGTGGTCGAAGACCTGGCCGACGCCGCCTTCGACGCGCTCGACAGCGCTCACGGACTCGTCTGGGGCGGCATCCCCATCGTGCAGGTCTACCGGCAGTCGTACGCCGCCCTCGGGGCGGACACGAACGGCCGGT
The sequence above is drawn from the Micromonospora sp. M71_S20 genome and encodes:
- a CDS encoding minor capsid protein, which encodes MAAGDGWTSRLLAGLAEHLQAAGIGIYRASGVYQASEVGIVIRGIPTSPDRIITLAPYVVASPPGMADIRQGVQIRCRGTKDPRVVEDLADAAFDALDSAHGLVWGGIPIVQVYRQSYAALGADTNGRWETSSNYYVEAMRPTAHRTD
- a CDS encoding major capsid protein codes for the protein MPVTLAQAKLNTQDDIDLQVIDEFRKSSWLLDNMVFDDVVNPAGGGATLTYGYTRLVTQPTAAFRAINSEYVPTEVTRQRYTTDLKVLGGSFQIDRVLAKVGPALSGEVALQMSQKIKAARSKFQDAVINGDSAVDAQSFDGLDKALTGSSTEIDAAAGTGYDWSAVNSQATGVAALKFLRRLHAKLDGRPSAFLMNGDALAALETIADFVSQLGTLDAFGQTITTWRGIPLIDLGEKPGTSDPVIPTAAGLTDIYAVRIGLDGFTGISTVGGQLVQQFLPDFTTPGAVKTGEVEMGPVGVALKATKAAAVLRGIKVA